The Polyangium spumosum genome contains a region encoding:
- the truD gene encoding tRNA pseudouridine(13) synthase TruD, with product MSAPLPIATIRTSPEDFVVEEIPAYAPSGKGEHLYVTLRKTGRNTPDVARDLAHYLGADPRGTGWAGMKDRHAITTQTISIQVPLGDIEDAEARIMEASLQGVEILEASRHGNKLKPGHLVGNRFTITLRGLAPEDAARVGEKLLETGRVGVPNSFGPQRFGRDGKNPTRALAWLRGEARGPRDRREQRLLFSALQSMLFNEVLARRVAAGSWASILPGDLAKKHDSGGIFAVPAEGRELEDAQARAEAGAISATGPMFGAKMRWPEGAPRELEREVLATALPDASRLEAFRALGEGTRRPLRLMVADMSVRPIDASGGLTVSFVLPKGGYATTVLATACQIADATLRGGEAAEGEEGEESPSEPSDPA from the coding sequence ATGTCCGCCCCCCTGCCGATCGCCACGATCCGCACGAGCCCCGAGGACTTCGTCGTCGAGGAGATCCCCGCCTACGCGCCGAGCGGCAAGGGCGAGCACCTCTACGTCACCCTGCGCAAGACCGGGAGAAACACGCCCGACGTGGCGCGGGACCTCGCGCATTACCTGGGCGCCGATCCGCGCGGCACGGGCTGGGCCGGGATGAAGGATCGGCACGCGATCACGACGCAGACGATCTCGATCCAGGTGCCGCTGGGCGACATCGAGGACGCCGAGGCGAGGATCATGGAAGCCTCGCTGCAGGGGGTCGAGATCCTCGAGGCGAGCCGGCACGGGAACAAGCTCAAGCCGGGGCACCTCGTGGGCAACCGGTTCACGATCACGCTGCGAGGTCTCGCGCCCGAGGACGCCGCCCGCGTGGGGGAGAAGCTCCTCGAGACGGGCCGCGTCGGGGTGCCGAACTCGTTTGGGCCCCAACGGTTCGGGCGTGACGGCAAGAACCCGACGCGCGCGCTCGCCTGGCTGCGCGGCGAGGCGCGGGGGCCGCGGGATCGGCGCGAGCAGCGGCTGCTGTTCTCGGCCCTGCAGTCGATGCTCTTCAACGAGGTGCTCGCGCGGCGGGTCGCGGCCGGGAGCTGGGCCTCGATCCTGCCGGGGGACCTCGCGAAGAAGCACGATTCGGGCGGGATCTTCGCGGTGCCCGCCGAGGGGCGGGAGCTCGAGGACGCGCAGGCGCGAGCCGAGGCCGGGGCGATCTCGGCGACGGGGCCGATGTTCGGCGCGAAGATGCGCTGGCCCGAGGGCGCGCCGCGAGAGCTCGAGCGTGAGGTGCTCGCAACGGCGCTGCCGGACGCGAGCCGGCTGGAGGCCTTCCGCGCCCTCGGCGAGGGCACCCGGCGTCCCTTGCGCCTGATGGTCGCGGACATGTCGGTGCGACCGATCGACGCATCCGGCGGGCTCACCGTTTCTTTTGTGCTACCGAAGGGGGGCTACGCCACAACGGTCCTCGCCACGGCTTGCCAGATCGCCGACGCCACCTTACGCGGAGGCGAAGCCGCCGAGGGCGAAGAAGGCGAAGAGTCCCCCTCCGAACCTTCCGATCCCGCTTAG
- a CDS encoding SUMF1/EgtB/PvdO family nonheme iron enzyme: protein MKSFAFFRSPRFWGLAAVTLLVATLPAPSEAEAKGKKCPGGMVSVAGRFCIDVYEAHVVEIVGKNKTKPHSPYLSVDGLRVKAVSKKGKVPQAYISRNQAEEACKNAGKRLCADDEWITACKGKRPTTYPYGKEHKSGACNDGGFSSFNALYGVAGAPPPQEAYTFANMNDERLNKMKGTVAKSGAYRKCRSSYGVFDMVGNLHEWTGSKNGTFRGGYYLDTHQNGDGCDYKTTSHNAKYHDYSTGFRCCK from the coding sequence ATGAAGTCCTTCGCCTTTTTCCGCTCTCCTCGGTTCTGGGGCCTCGCGGCCGTCACGCTGCTCGTGGCGACCTTGCCTGCGCCTTCCGAGGCGGAGGCCAAGGGCAAGAAGTGCCCGGGCGGCATGGTGAGCGTCGCTGGCAGGTTCTGCATCGACGTGTACGAGGCGCACGTCGTCGAGATCGTCGGCAAGAACAAGACGAAGCCGCACTCGCCGTACCTGTCCGTCGACGGCCTGCGCGTGAAGGCCGTGAGCAAGAAGGGCAAGGTCCCGCAGGCGTACATCAGCCGCAACCAGGCCGAGGAGGCCTGCAAGAACGCGGGCAAACGGCTCTGCGCCGACGACGAGTGGATCACGGCGTGCAAGGGCAAGAGGCCCACGACGTACCCGTACGGCAAAGAGCACAAGTCCGGCGCTTGCAACGACGGCGGCTTCTCTTCGTTCAACGCGCTCTACGGGGTCGCCGGCGCCCCGCCGCCGCAGGAGGCGTACACGTTCGCGAACATGAACGACGAGCGCCTCAACAAGATGAAGGGCACGGTCGCGAAGAGCGGCGCCTACAGGAAGTGCAGGTCGAGCTACGGCGTCTTCGACATGGTCGGCAACCTGCACGAGTGGACCGGGTCGAAGAACGGCACGTTCCGCGGCGGCTACTACCTCGACACGCACCAGAACGGCGACGGCTGCGACTACAAGACCACCTCGCACAACGCGAAGTACCACGACTACTCGACGGGCTTTCGCTGCTGCAAGTGA
- a CDS encoding HAD-IG family 5'-nucleotidase: protein MAFEQLSLPFEGHLTPTAPARIPRTRRVFVNRNLKMAGIDWVGFDMDYTLAIYNQVEMDKLSIEAVIPKLARRGYDEDILRAIDWPIDFPIRGLLIDKKAGNVLKMDRFKVVHKGFHGLRELTKEELRSLYHQKRVKPNTGRYHFIDTLYALSEVALYTGIVEAFEARRLELDFTALFTDIRECIDEAHRDGSILDVVLGDLPRFIERDPLLAPTLHKLRSAGKRLFLLTNSRWPYTERMMTYLLGDAMPEYPSFRHYFDLVIVAAQKPAFFQERRPLLERDGENLRPATYPLERGVIYEGGNLHDLEAALGVGGDRILYVGDHIYGDILRSKKESAWRTAMIIQEMEAEVIAHEMCREEHQKSAELEQRRDELEDQLRYYQQRYKDLTRKIEDAAQAAKNGHGNGNGIGISYEAERGRAKRAVERIRGMLRAVDAEATKLEREIDQRFHPYWGSLLKESIEPSSFGDQVEEFACIYTSRVSNMLAYSPLQYWRSPRDLMPHEL from the coding sequence GTGGCGTTCGAACAGCTCTCTCTACCGTTCGAGGGGCACCTCACCCCGACCGCGCCGGCGCGAATCCCGCGCACGCGTCGGGTTTTCGTGAACCGCAACCTCAAGATGGCGGGGATCGACTGGGTGGGGTTCGACATGGACTACACCCTGGCGATCTACAACCAGGTCGAGATGGACAAACTGTCCATCGAGGCCGTGATCCCCAAGCTCGCCAGGCGCGGCTACGACGAGGACATCCTCCGCGCGATCGACTGGCCGATCGACTTCCCGATCCGCGGCCTGCTCATCGACAAGAAGGCGGGCAACGTCCTCAAGATGGACCGCTTCAAGGTGGTCCACAAAGGCTTCCACGGCCTGCGGGAGCTCACGAAAGAGGAGCTCCGCTCGCTCTACCACCAGAAGCGGGTCAAGCCGAACACCGGCCGCTACCACTTCATCGACACGCTCTACGCGCTGAGCGAGGTCGCGCTCTACACGGGGATCGTGGAGGCGTTCGAGGCGAGGCGGCTCGAGCTCGACTTCACGGCGTTGTTCACGGACATCCGCGAGTGCATCGACGAGGCGCACCGCGACGGATCCATCCTGGACGTGGTGCTCGGGGATCTGCCGCGGTTCATCGAGCGTGATCCCTTGCTGGCGCCGACGCTGCACAAGCTACGTTCGGCGGGCAAGCGGCTGTTTCTGCTGACGAACTCGCGCTGGCCGTACACCGAGCGGATGATGACGTACCTGCTCGGCGACGCGATGCCGGAGTACCCGAGCTTCCGTCACTACTTCGATCTGGTCATCGTGGCGGCGCAGAAGCCGGCGTTTTTCCAGGAGCGCAGGCCGCTGCTCGAGCGCGACGGGGAGAACCTCCGCCCCGCGACGTACCCGCTCGAGCGAGGCGTGATCTACGAGGGCGGCAACCTCCACGATCTCGAGGCCGCGCTCGGCGTCGGAGGGGATCGGATCCTCTACGTGGGTGATCACATCTACGGCGATATTTTGAGGTCCAAGAAAGAGTCGGCCTGGCGCACGGCGATGATCATCCAGGAGATGGAGGCCGAGGTGATCGCGCACGAGATGTGCCGCGAGGAGCACCAGAAGAGCGCGGAGCTCGAGCAGCGCAGGGACGAGCTCGAAGATCAGCTCCGGTACTACCAGCAGCGGTACAAGGACCTGACGCGGAAGATCGAGGACGCGGCGCAGGCCGCGAAAAACGGGCACGGGAACGGCAACGGGATCGGCATCTCGTACGAGGCGGAGCGAGGCCGGGCCAAGCGCGCCGTGGAGCGCATCCGCGGGATGCTGCGCGCGGTGGACGCGGAGGCGACGAAGCTCGAGCGGGAGATCGATCAGCGCTTCCACCCCTACTGGGGGTCGCTGCTGAAGGAGTCGATCGAGCCGAGCAGCTTCGGCGATCAGGTCGAGGAGTTCGCCTGCATCTACACGTCGCGCGTGTCGAACATGCTGGCGTACTCGCCGCTGCAGTACTGGCGGAGCCCGCGCGATCTCATGCCGCACGAGCTCTGA
- a CDS encoding ferritin-like domain-containing protein produces the protein MTKNRESGPLRRPTSWWLGMLRRRAERMYEEKLDLGEPIVWASEAERQAAIAFFNAAFRAEESGLRQAHELADEIASWDPELAECLRLYGDEEGWHRELLTEFLAYLGGEVRPMGRVTGTFYRLYGKAKRIETIVLTNLMFETIGSTTYRLALRRARHPAVRHMLTILTRDESFHVPLNVHFLRETLARNPGTSRLRMQVIHDVLYVALLLSSYASRRRAEAFDHIPFRVLCRAYAEHLARLFVKEDDLQLRPPRLLLWIFGLTDEALREGEDTSAVSVRAAEAAVDRERVAVSAL, from the coding sequence ATGACGAAGAACAGGGAGAGTGGCCCTCTGCGGCGTCCCACCTCGTGGTGGCTCGGCATGCTGCGGAGGCGGGCCGAACGGATGTACGAGGAGAAGCTCGATCTCGGCGAGCCCATCGTCTGGGCGTCCGAGGCCGAGCGGCAAGCGGCCATCGCCTTCTTCAACGCGGCCTTCCGCGCCGAAGAGTCGGGCCTGCGCCAGGCCCACGAGCTCGCCGACGAGATCGCCTCGTGGGATCCCGAGCTCGCCGAGTGCTTGCGCCTCTACGGCGACGAGGAGGGCTGGCATCGCGAGCTGCTCACCGAGTTCCTCGCCTACCTCGGCGGCGAGGTCCGCCCGATGGGCCGCGTCACCGGCACGTTCTACCGGCTCTACGGCAAGGCCAAGCGCATCGAGACGATCGTGCTCACGAACCTCATGTTCGAGACCATCGGCTCGACGACCTACCGCCTCGCCTTGCGCCGCGCGCGTCACCCGGCCGTGCGCCACATGCTCACGATCCTCACGCGCGACGAGTCCTTCCACGTCCCGCTCAACGTGCACTTCCTCCGCGAGACGCTGGCGCGAAACCCGGGCACCTCGCGCCTGCGGATGCAGGTGATCCACGACGTGCTCTACGTGGCCCTGCTGCTCTCCTCCTACGCCAGCCGTCGCCGGGCCGAGGCCTTCGATCACATCCCGTTCCGCGTCCTCTGCCGCGCCTACGCCGAGCACCTCGCGCGCCTCTTCGTGAAGGAGGACGACTTGCAACTGCGGCCGCCGCGGCTCCTGCTCTGGATCTTCGGCCTCACGGACGAGGCGCTCCGCGAGGGCGAGGACACGTCGGCCGTGAGCGTGCGCGCCGCCGAAGCCGCCGTCGATCGCGAGCGCGTCGCGGTCAGCGCGTTGTGA
- a CDS encoding ABC transporter ATP-binding protein, with amino-acid sequence MIAIRTRALTRVHDGGRDTRRALADVDLVVEEGEFVCVLGPSGSGKSTLLAVIGGLDRGYEGQVELFGEDLGRMSDAALARLRGERIGFVFQHFHLLHHLTVIENVTTPALFDPRADEEASRSRATKLLERLGLADRAFDTPAELSGGQRQRVAIARALLREPRLLLCDEPTGNLDAETGARIIELFEELHREERLTIVAVTHEERLARAATRILRLHEGRVDTKEHAP; translated from the coding sequence GTGATTGCCATCCGCACCCGCGCTCTCACGCGCGTGCACGACGGCGGGCGCGACACGCGCCGCGCGCTCGCGGACGTGGACCTCGTCGTCGAGGAGGGCGAGTTCGTCTGCGTCCTCGGCCCGAGTGGTTCGGGCAAGAGCACGTTGCTCGCCGTGATCGGCGGGCTCGATCGTGGCTACGAGGGGCAGGTCGAGCTCTTCGGCGAGGACCTCGGCCGCATGAGCGACGCCGCGCTCGCGCGCCTCCGCGGCGAGCGCATCGGGTTCGTCTTTCAGCACTTCCACCTCCTGCATCACCTCACCGTGATCGAGAACGTCACGACGCCCGCGCTCTTCGATCCACGCGCAGACGAGGAGGCGAGCCGCTCGCGCGCGACAAAACTGCTCGAGCGGCTCGGCCTCGCCGATCGCGCCTTCGACACGCCTGCGGAGCTCTCGGGTGGGCAGCGGCAACGCGTGGCGATCGCGCGCGCGCTCCTGCGCGAGCCGAGGCTTTTGCTCTGCGACGAGCCCACGGGCAACCTCGACGCCGAGACGGGCGCGCGCATCATCGAGCTCTTCGAAGAGCTCCACCGCGAAGAGCGCCTGACCATCGTGGCCGTCACGCACGAAGAGCGCCTCGCGCGCGCCGCGACCCGCATCCTCCGGCTGCACGAGGGACGCGTCGACACGAAGGAGCACGCTCCATGA
- a CDS encoding ABC transporter permease yields the protein MKLAALVRLVRRDLARARRALAGSAFGIAAGTATLVFFLALGLGVRAVLLGEVFPIDRIELEPPKAKDPGLLGLLLGGGGEPAGITAGDVEKLERLPGASRVLPKLSFAFPASARGGREILGHDVGASELPGDGIDPALAASDVKPGLFVDPLDAPGAACVDDDGCTGSDYCERPTGAAEGRCSAPVPAIVSRYLVEIFDKTIAPAHGFPAVGETLLGRAQGITFTIRLGESLLGRAKQGSPRTVKARIVGISGSATDLGLTLPLGVVRRWNREFGGERAAERYSSAVVLSRSGAEVASVIDAGARMGLSPKDTRARDVSVLVSGVMALLSLVAGVVLVVSASSITQTFRALVLERRGEIALYRAVGATAGEIGAWTVSLAAVVGFFAGAVGLFVARILALVADVLAAEKLPDFPFKPDTFFAFPFWLWLLGMGFSVLFSVLGAIGPARAAAKVDPARALAGS from the coding sequence ATGAAGCTCGCCGCGCTCGTCCGCCTCGTGCGCCGTGATCTCGCCCGCGCTCGCCGCGCCCTCGCCGGCAGCGCCTTCGGCATCGCCGCGGGCACGGCCACGCTCGTGTTTTTCCTCGCGCTTGGCCTCGGCGTTCGCGCCGTCCTGCTCGGCGAGGTGTTCCCCATCGATCGGATCGAGCTCGAGCCGCCGAAGGCCAAGGATCCGGGCCTGCTCGGCTTGCTCCTCGGCGGCGGCGGCGAGCCTGCGGGCATCACGGCCGGCGACGTCGAGAAGCTCGAGCGTCTCCCGGGCGCCTCGCGGGTCCTGCCCAAGCTCTCGTTCGCCTTCCCCGCGAGCGCGCGTGGCGGCCGCGAGATCCTCGGCCACGACGTCGGCGCGAGCGAGCTGCCCGGCGACGGCATCGATCCTGCGCTCGCCGCGAGCGACGTGAAGCCCGGCCTCTTCGTCGACCCGCTCGACGCGCCCGGGGCCGCGTGTGTCGACGACGACGGCTGCACGGGCAGCGACTACTGCGAGCGCCCGACCGGCGCCGCCGAGGGGCGCTGCTCGGCGCCCGTGCCCGCGATCGTCAGCCGTTACCTCGTGGAGATCTTCGACAAGACCATCGCCCCGGCGCACGGCTTCCCGGCCGTCGGGGAGACGCTCCTCGGCCGCGCGCAGGGCATCACCTTCACGATCCGCCTCGGCGAGAGCCTGCTCGGCCGCGCCAAGCAGGGCAGCCCTCGCACCGTCAAGGCCCGCATCGTGGGCATCTCGGGCAGCGCCACGGACCTCGGGCTCACGCTCCCGCTCGGCGTCGTGCGCCGCTGGAACCGCGAGTTCGGCGGCGAGCGCGCGGCCGAGCGATACTCGAGCGCCGTCGTCCTTTCGCGCTCGGGCGCCGAGGTCGCGTCGGTGATCGACGCCGGCGCGCGGATGGGTTTGTCCCCGAAGGACACCCGCGCGCGGGACGTCAGCGTCCTCGTCTCGGGCGTGATGGCCTTGCTCTCGCTCGTCGCGGGCGTGGTCCTCGTCGTCAGCGCGTCGAGCATCACGCAGACCTTCCGCGCGCTCGTGCTCGAGCGTCGCGGGGAGATCGCCCTGTACCGCGCGGTCGGGGCCACGGCGGGCGAGATTGGCGCGTGGACGGTCTCGCTCGCGGCCGTCGTGGGCTTCTTCGCGGGTGCCGTGGGCCTCTTCGTCGCGCGGATCCTCGCGCTCGTCGCGGACGTTCTCGCGGCCGAGAAGCTCCCGGACTTCCCGTTCAAGCCCGACACGTTCTTCGCGTTCCCCTTCTGGCTCTGGCTCCTCGGGATGGGCTTCTCCGTCCTGTTTTCGGTCCTCGGCGCGATCGGCCCTGCGCGGGCCGCGGCGAAGGTGGATCCGGCGCGGGCGCTCGCCGGGAGCTAG
- a CDS encoding tRNA-uridine aminocarboxypropyltransferase, whose amino-acid sequence MSAYVPPPLSPPGKEPIRTQRILRCEACWLPPSVCMCAELAPMSVRTQVVLLVHHLERFKSSNTGRLVARMIPETIVRVHGDPSREPAAPLPEGRVFLLFPDPEARVLTADLAEGGRAVLMVPDGTWGQARRMARRDPDAQRALAVKLPEGQTTRFGALRQSDRAGTTSTMEAVAQALGILEGREAFERMSRAFETFVERTMYVRTNAARVAMENPRGGR is encoded by the coding sequence ATGAGCGCGTACGTCCCGCCCCCGCTGTCCCCGCCGGGCAAAGAGCCGATACGGACGCAGCGAATCCTGCGTTGCGAGGCGTGCTGGCTGCCGCCGTCGGTCTGCATGTGCGCGGAGCTCGCGCCGATGTCCGTGCGCACGCAGGTCGTCTTGCTCGTGCACCACCTCGAGCGGTTCAAGAGCTCGAATACGGGTCGGCTCGTCGCAAGGATGATCCCCGAGACAATCGTACGCGTGCACGGCGATCCGAGCCGCGAGCCCGCGGCGCCGCTGCCGGAAGGGCGCGTGTTCTTGCTGTTCCCGGATCCCGAGGCGCGCGTGCTCACCGCCGATCTCGCGGAAGGAGGGCGCGCCGTGCTCATGGTGCCCGACGGGACGTGGGGGCAAGCGCGGCGGATGGCCCGGCGGGATCCGGACGCGCAAAGAGCCCTCGCCGTGAAACTTCCAGAGGGACAAACCACGCGGTTCGGCGCGCTCCGACAGAGTGATCGCGCGGGGACGACGTCGACGATGGAAGCCGTGGCGCAGGCGCTCGGGATCCTGGAGGGGCGCGAGGCCTTCGAGCGAATGTCGCGGGCGTTCGAGACGTTCGTGGAGCGAACGATGTACGTCCGGACGAACGCGGCGCGCGTGGCGATGGAGAACCCGCGGGGCGGGCGCTGA
- a CDS encoding aldehyde ferredoxin oxidoreductase family protein — MGRGGFFGRYLRVDLGQKRAEHVPLDEATLRAVVGGVGLGALLLGRETPPGFDPLGPEAALVLAFGPLVGTPLTTSAKLAFVAKSPLTGRISDGLSSSAFAIAGKRAGVDAIVLVGAAEEPSIVLVDEAGATLVPCPELWGRDFAISEASERLGQAYPDHRFAVIGVAGERLVRYAGIANDGRHAGRGGLGAVLGAKRVKAIGVRGIRPVPLADAEATLRIAKDLARRSLGPATEKYRSLGTVANLSTFNRLAALPTRNFQASTFEDARRIEGEALHETRERGRGSCKSCTIGCEHFFEVRPGQRPVKMEYENLFALGPLCGIGDPEVVLRASSACDELGIDTISAGGTIAFAMECAEKGLFPAGPLAEEARDLVFGAGERLLSMLEDIARRRTPLGDLLAEGSRRAAEIVGGEAPSFAPHVKGLEIPGYEPRALQTMALGFAVGTRGADHNRSGAYEADFSGKVNRFEPDAAEAAEHAVAAEDRAAVMDSLILCKFLRRAMDDFYGESAEMLRAVTGLPFEAKDLVEAAGRITLVRRLFNEREGWTPAEDTLPARFFEEKLPGGAAKGAGIDRARFARSIDAYHARRGLDERGFVPAEVAREMMAWMGGKYR, encoded by the coding sequence ATGGGGCGCGGCGGCTTCTTCGGGCGATACCTGCGCGTCGACCTCGGCCAGAAGCGCGCCGAGCACGTGCCGCTCGACGAGGCGACGCTACGAGCGGTCGTGGGCGGGGTCGGGCTCGGCGCGCTCCTGCTCGGTCGCGAGACGCCGCCCGGCTTCGATCCGCTCGGCCCCGAGGCGGCGCTCGTGCTCGCGTTCGGCCCGCTCGTGGGCACGCCCCTCACGACCTCGGCGAAGCTCGCCTTCGTGGCGAAATCGCCGCTCACAGGGAGGATCTCGGACGGGCTCTCGTCGTCGGCGTTCGCGATCGCCGGCAAACGCGCAGGCGTCGACGCGATCGTGCTCGTGGGCGCGGCCGAGGAGCCGTCGATCGTGCTCGTCGACGAAGCGGGGGCCACGCTCGTGCCTTGCCCCGAGCTCTGGGGGCGCGATTTCGCGATTTCGGAGGCGAGCGAGCGGCTCGGGCAGGCATATCCGGACCATCGCTTCGCGGTGATCGGCGTCGCGGGCGAGCGGCTCGTGCGTTATGCCGGGATCGCGAACGACGGGCGCCACGCAGGCAGGGGCGGGCTCGGCGCGGTGCTCGGGGCGAAGCGCGTGAAGGCGATCGGCGTGCGCGGGATCCGGCCCGTGCCGCTCGCGGACGCGGAGGCGACGTTGCGGATCGCGAAGGACCTGGCGCGGCGCTCGCTGGGGCCCGCGACGGAGAAATACCGGTCGCTCGGGACCGTGGCGAACCTGTCGACGTTCAATCGGCTCGCGGCCCTGCCGACGCGCAATTTCCAGGCGAGCACGTTCGAGGATGCGCGGCGCATCGAGGGCGAGGCGCTGCACGAGACACGCGAGCGAGGGAGAGGGTCGTGCAAGAGCTGCACGATCGGCTGCGAGCATTTCTTCGAGGTTCGTCCGGGGCAGCGGCCCGTCAAGATGGAATACGAGAACCTCTTCGCGCTGGGACCGCTCTGCGGGATCGGCGATCCGGAGGTGGTATTGCGGGCGTCCTCGGCCTGTGACGAGCTCGGGATCGACACGATCTCGGCGGGCGGGACGATTGCGTTCGCCATGGAGTGCGCCGAGAAGGGCCTCTTCCCGGCGGGCCCGCTCGCGGAGGAGGCGCGGGATCTCGTATTCGGCGCGGGCGAGCGGCTGCTCTCGATGCTCGAGGACATCGCGCGGCGGCGCACGCCGCTCGGGGATCTGCTGGCGGAGGGGAGCCGGCGCGCGGCGGAGATCGTGGGCGGGGAGGCGCCGTCGTTCGCGCCGCACGTGAAGGGGCTGGAGATCCCCGGCTACGAGCCGCGAGCCCTGCAAACGATGGCGCTCGGGTTCGCCGTGGGGACGCGGGGCGCGGACCACAACCGGAGCGGGGCCTACGAGGCTGATTTCTCCGGGAAGGTGAATCGATTCGAGCCGGACGCGGCGGAGGCGGCAGAACACGCGGTGGCCGCGGAGGATCGCGCGGCGGTGATGGATTCACTCATTCTGTGCAAATTCTTGCGCCGGGCGATGGATGATTTTTACGGGGAGTCGGCGGAGATGCTCCGGGCCGTGACGGGATTGCCCTTCGAAGCGAAGGATCTCGTGGAGGCGGCAGGGCGGATCACGCTCGTGCGTCGGCTCTTCAACGAGCGCGAGGGGTGGACGCCGGCGGAGGACACCCTGCCCGCGCGGTTCTTCGAGGAGAAATTGCCGGGGGGCGCCGCGAAGGGCGCCGGGATCGATCGCGCGCGGTTCGCCCGGTCGATTGACGCGTATCACGCGCGGCGCGGCCTCGACGAACGCGGGTTCGTCCCGGCGGAGGTCGCGCGGGAGATGATGGCCTGGATGGGCGGGAAATACCGATGA
- a CDS encoding MoaD/ThiS family protein, protein MVTIELYGVARLRAGREVIELDARSLGEALLGLGATCPVLEPSIVAGGRLAPGWLVALNGAQITADPETPLGDGDVVVLVSADAGG, encoded by the coding sequence ATGGTGACCATCGAACTTTACGGCGTGGCTCGACTGCGCGCCGGTCGCGAGGTGATCGAGCTCGACGCGCGCTCGCTCGGCGAGGCGCTCCTCGGCCTCGGCGCCACGTGCCCGGTGCTCGAGCCCTCGATCGTCGCGGGCGGACGGCTCGCGCCGGGCTGGCTCGTGGCCCTCAACGGGGCGCAAATCACGGCCGATCCGGAGACGCCGCTCGGTGACGGGGACGTCGTGGTGCTGGTGTCCGCGGACGCGGGCGGTTAG
- a CDS encoding chalcone isomerase family protein, translated as MQLRRRQLPLFLSVLAALFMLGTGAFAEEWKLTGSGTRVKTVVFVDVNVYSISHFVKGAVEKSKRAVIDADIDKKFVWTMKRDVDHEKVVTTLRDAFAMNGYTDKGKIDKFVRAFSAELKENAKISIVYDSTKKATTVSVGGGGSATVEGVDFMKGVWSIWFGKIDQPKLGDALISKL; from the coding sequence ATGCAACTTCGAAGGCGACAGCTTCCCCTCTTCCTCTCGGTCCTCGCAGCGCTTTTCATGCTCGGCACCGGCGCGTTCGCCGAGGAGTGGAAACTCACCGGCAGCGGGACCCGCGTCAAGACCGTGGTCTTTGTCGACGTGAACGTCTACTCGATCTCCCACTTCGTCAAGGGCGCGGTGGAGAAGTCGAAGCGGGCCGTGATCGACGCCGACATCGACAAGAAGTTCGTGTGGACGATGAAGCGCGACGTGGACCACGAGAAGGTCGTGACCACGCTGCGTGACGCGTTCGCGATGAACGGCTACACGGACAAGGGCAAGATCGACAAGTTCGTCCGCGCCTTCTCGGCCGAGCTCAAGGAGAACGCCAAGATCTCGATCGTGTACGACTCCACGAAGAAGGCCACGACGGTCTCCGTGGGCGGCGGCGGCAGCGCGACGGTCGAAGGCGTCGACTTCATGAAGGGCGTCTGGAGCATCTGGTTCGGCAAGATCGACCAGCCGAAGCTCGGCGACGCGCTCATCAGCAAGCTGTAA